Within the Nyctibius grandis isolate bNycGra1 chromosome 4, bNycGra1.pri, whole genome shotgun sequence genome, the region AGGTAGAAGAGCCACGAGCAATTAGGACAATTAGGACGACGCTGAAATCCCCGTCGGCCGTTTGGTACGTGCCTTTCCTCACctgtttttttagtgttttccCGCATTATTGCATCCCACATCTTAGAACCTGTGACACAAACATCTGCTGTTTGCTAAATATTATCAGGCAGCCTGGATTATTTGGAATAAGGCATGGAAATAGTGTAGAAAATCCATTGTTTCCCCTGATTTTAGTAATATTTCACTGATGTTTAAAATGACAAGCATTGGATCGAGCACACTGTGTATGAATAACGCCATCGCTTCACGTTTTCTGGGGGTAGAAGCAATAAGTGAGGGAAAACATGGCACCACGTAGCTAGAAAGGAAAACACGTGGATAAAaaacacatcacagaatcaatgaggttggaagagccctctgggctcatcgagtccaaccgttgccctgacaccaccatggcaactagaccagggcactaagtgccatgtccaggcttttcttcaacccctccagagatggtaactccaccacctccctgggcagccccttccaatggctaatgacccttgctgagaagaaatgcttcctgatgtccaacctgaccctcccctggccaagcttgaggctgtgacctcttgtcctagcgctggttgcctgggagaagaggccgactcccacttcactccaacctcccttcaggtagttgtagactgcactaaggtcacctctgagcctcctcttctccaggctaaacacccccagctccctcagccgttcctcgtaggtcagaccctccagacccttccccagcttggtcgccctcctctgcactcactccaacacctcaacatctctcttgaagtgcagggcccagaactggacacaggattcaaggtacAATGAGACAGGAGCCAAGGAACTGGGGAGGTGGTGAGGGACAGGAAGACACGGGTGGCAGTGGTGGCCCCGCCATGGACACGGTTGGAGGTTTGCTGGGCAGAGTGAGACGGTGCAGGCGGAGAGTCAGGGTGCCGTCACCCTGCTGTTGAGTGGCTGTGAGTAGGTGTTTCCTTGACCAAACCGTCTGACACACACGAGTAATCCTTCCAAATACGCCgtgaagaggaaataaaagtcAGTTGCCACAGCAGGAATGAGCAGATACATTCTGTTTTCATGTCACTCTGCTCTTGCTGGTTCTTTGTAGCACAGGGGAACCTCTCTGGTGGAGCTGTTTCAAGCTGTTTAGCAAAGCTGGGTTTAAATCCCTAATAGGATTAGTACCTATTTACAGCTGGCTGTAGAAAACCTTGTCTTTAtttgccttcctttcccccctgcGTCCTAGAAGGCCGCAGCTCCTCTGGGAGGATGGACACCCTGAGGAACCGGACGGTGGAGGagctccaggagctgcagggaaaCGCCGAGGAGATCGAGCGCCTGGCGCTGGAGTCGCAGGAGGTGGGTGCAGCGTGACACAGGCTGGCCTGCCTTAGCCCCCTCGCCCACGGTGACcatcccctctccttcctccaggtccaggagctgcagctggaaagGGAGATGGCCCTTGCTTCCAACCGGAGCTTGGCCGAGCAGAACCTGAAGTTCCAGGCGCCGCTGGAGACGGGGCGCACGGACCTCTCCAAGAAATACcaagagctgcaggagctggctgaGAGGTGTAAGGAGCAGAAGGCAAAACTGGGTGAGCCTTTGCAGACCTTGTGCCCTTCCCGATGGAGTCACGGGGGGCAGAGTTAGCCCAACATCCTTCTCTTTGGCTTCTGCCTCCCTTGGCTGTACTCAGCAGAGAAACTCTtcagggtggtggtggcagaAAGGACTCTGCTcctataaaatatatattctccTCTTTCCTGGTCTGGACACATCGAGGATGCTGTCCTAGGGAAAAAcccttctagaaaaaaatccttctagGTTCTTTCCTCCAGATTTTCTCCAGTTCCCAAGGCAGGCTCTCCTGTGAGTGCAGCAGCACTGTGAGGTgatgatttttccttctttcatgtttcatgttttgctctgctgctctcttttGCTTCCCCAGAGAAATTTGCAGCAGCGTTGCACCCTCAGACCTTGCTGGATCTCCTGCAGGTGGAAAGCCAGAAAATCGAGGAGGAGTCTGAGGTGAGCGGGTTTAAATCCATTAGCCATTCAAGTGATTAGTCCTCAAAGACTTGCAATTACACTCCCAAGCCTAATCTCTTAAATCAAGGATTATCTCTTTGTAGTTTAGCTTTCTCCTTCCAAAAAATTGGATTGCCCTTTGCTTGTGTGGGGTGTGATGGTTGTAAATCCTAAGCTGGGCTTGGGGAAGGAGGGTAGAGGGATGCAGCGCTGAGCCCAGGGCTGTCTTCTCTTCCAGAACTTGGCTGAGAAGTTCCTGGAGGGCGAGGTGCCCCTGGAGACGTTCCTCGAGGAGTTTTCCctcatgaggaagttgtcccACCTGCGCCGGGTCAGAGTTGaaaagctgcaggagctgctgaggaggTCGGGAGCGTCGCAGGAGCCCGGCGGGGACCCCCAGCAGCCACCTCCTCCCGTCCCTGGGCCCGCGGACCCTCCCAAGCCACAGCCCTTCCCTTCGGGGGCTCCGTCCTTCCCGTTGCCCTACAGCCCGGCCCCACACGTGCCGGCCGGCCCCGCAGCCCACGgagctctccctcctgctcctttccCCGGCTCTCCGGTCGCCGTGGGACACGTCccttcctcccagcccagcGCCCAGCCCACCTTTCCCTACAAACCCCCTCCAGGTCCTGGCTACCCGCCAGCGCCGGCTGCCGACTCGGGCTATCCCAAACCCCCCTCGGGCGGCTCATCTCCAGCACCGGGCTACTCCTGGTCTCCATCCCGGGGCCCACCTCAGCCCCCACCCTTCCCTGCCTCTCAcccctctcctccaccccccAGACCTGCCTACCCTCCCTACCTCCCCCCTGGGGCAGCGAGACTGCAGTGCCCCTACCCAACGCAGCCCCCTCTCCCCAGTTTCCCGATCCCCCCGCAGCCTCCCTATCCTCCtggaccccccccacccttcgggtaccccccacccccaaaccctCAGCGTCCTGCTTGGCCTGGCTACTAAATCAGGACACCTGAGGAGCAtcctctgctgctccctggttttttttgtggactgaggaagaagaggaagccAAGAGCGTTACTCTTCAACCCATCGGTGCGAAAGCATTACACAGGATAAGAGACGGGGGGGTCAGGCTGACCTTGCCCCCGTGGACTCCAACTCTAGGTCGGGTTTGTGACGCTGGCTGGTGGGCTGAAGATTTTGGGCTTCCAAATGGGCTCATCCAGGCTCTGGGGTGGAAGCCAGGGAGTCATCTGGGTACTGGGGAACGATGTCTGTGTGTGGGGGAGCAAGAGGTGCTCAGTCTGTGCCTGTTGCTTGCTGTGCAGGTACCAGATGTCATCATCAGTGTTCAAAAGACATGGGGGGAATCTGGGACAGTATTTCTGACACAAAATACTCCCTGCTTCCCCAAGGACCTTCCTGGGAGCGAGAGGCAGAGCCAGGCGACTCCTAACTGatggcagcagggagaagcagcgAGCTCGCCCCTCGGCTGGGCCAGACCTTGAGATCTGCTGGTGGGTTTATGCCTCTGCAGGTTAATTTCCACACCAGCTCTGTGGTTAGGTCTCTACCTGTGTGGTGAGTACCAAGGGGTTGGGTTCTGGTACTCCCAACTCACCACAGAGCAAAAACCTCTTCACCACTGCTGCCTCTGTCCAGCACAGGAGCCTTTCCCAGCCTGTTGTCACACCGAGGGTGCAAAGGCTCCCGTAGCTCCCCAACACGTGGATATTACCCGTGGTTTTGAAGTAAACCAGGCTGGCACGGCGTCTGGGCTGGTGCTGCTTTGGGGGGACATCCCTTGGGTgacagggaggagggagggtcGGTGTGCAGTGCCCAGCTCTGCGAAACGCCGCGGCTTGGCAGCCCCCCGGCCTCTCCCGGGGTGCTACAGGGACCGGGGGTGTCATCTGGGGGGCTCCAGCCTTCCTCCCGTCCCCCTTCTCAGGAAACACTAGGTTTAATGTTCATGGAAATGGGGTTTGCTTCGCTCAGCACTTTATCCTACGCATCCTGCCCGTATCCCTGTCAGTTATTTATAAGGAAACATTACTAATGGACTAGAACAAGGCCGACGCTTGTGGGGTTTGATGGAGACAATTCCCTCTCCGCGGTTAATTACAGTAATAAAACTTAATGAATGGCACGTGGGGTCACGGCAGCGGCTGCTTTCGGAGAAGCTGACACTTGTTGATCTTTTTATGCCCTCCTGGTGTCCTTACACTGACTTGGGTCAGTAAAACCTTTCACCATCTTCTTCCAACTCACCCTTCTTGTTTTCATCTCGCCTGGGGCTCTTCTGCACCA harbors:
- the VPS37C gene encoding vacuolar protein sorting-associated protein 37C, whose product is MDTLRNRTVEELQELQGNAEEIERLALESQEVQELQLEREMALASNRSLAEQNLKFQAPLETGRTDLSKKYQELQELAERCKEQKAKLEKFAAALHPQTLLDLLQVESQKIEEESENLAEKFLEGEVPLETFLEEFSLMRKLSHLRRVRVEKLQELLRRSGASQEPGGDPQQPPPPVPGPADPPKPQPFPSGAPSFPLPYSPAPHVPAGPAAHGALPPAPFPGSPVAVGHVPSSQPSAQPTFPYKPPPGPGYPPAPAADSGYPKPPSGGSSPAPGYSWSPSRGPPQPPPFPASHPSPPPPRPAYPPYLPPGAARLQCPYPTQPPLPSFPIPPQPPYPPGPPPPFGYPPPPNPQRPAWPGY